TGGAAACCGTAGGCAACGTGACATTCTATTACAAACCaaatattctcacagatcctttTTTTATAGTGGAGACTTTGTGTATCATCTGGTTCTCCTTTGAGCTGATCGTGCGATTCTTCGCCTGCCCTAGCAAGGCAGCRTTCTTTAAAAACATGATGAATACTATAGACATAGTAGCCATCATACCTTACTTCATRACGCTMGGCACCGAGCTGGCAGAGGAccaggaggggaaggagaaaccAAGTGAGCAGGCTGCGTCTCTGGCCATCCTCAGGGTCATCCGBCTGGTCAGGGTGTTTAGGATCTTCAAGCTGTCCAGACACTCCAAGGGGCTTCAGATATTGGGACAAACCCTCAAAGCCAGTATGAGAGAGTTGGGGTTGCTCATRTTCTTCCTCTTCATCGGAGTCATCCTCTTCTCCAGCGCTGTCTARTTCGCCGAGGCGGAGGAGAAGGAATCTTTCTTCACGAGCATCCCCGACGCCTTCTGGTGGGCTGTGGTCTCCATGACAACAGTGGGCTACGGGGACATGTACCCGGTGACCATCGGGGGAAAGATAGTGGGRTCGCTCTGTGCCATCGCCGGAGTGTTGACCATCGCGCTGCCGGTGCCTGTGATCGTGTCCAACTTTAACTATTTCTACCAccgggagacggagggagaggagcaggcgCAGCTTCTTAACGTCAGCAACCAGGACCTTAACTCAGACAGCAACTCGTCGCGCCGCAGCTCCAACTCTATCGCCAGCAAGTCAGAATACATGGAGATAGACGAAGGCATTAACAATAGTATTGATAACTTTAGAGACGCGAATCTCAGAACTGCTAACTGTACTTCTGTSCTCAACCAGAACTGCGTGAATAAGGGCAAGCTGCTGACMGACGTTTAGAAACYTARKCATTCATTCTATATGGCAGCAATAGACACCATGGGGATATGAGGACACACCGTCCGTTGTAAATATTGTAGAAATGTTTTCGGGAATGCTTGATTTAACTTCGTTATTAATGCGTTTTTTGCATTGCGTTTAATTACATTCGAATGAATAGAGAGAAAACTGTTTCACCAAAAAGAGGATAACAAAAAAAGGAAAGAGCAGCTAGCAGCGTTATACAAGATGTCACTGTCGACAAACAGCCCATTCCTCATCACGTCTCACTTGGCAACAAAGAGACAGTGTTCGTTCATCtctgttttcttgttgtttttgttgatgtATCTATTGGATACAATGCTTAGACCGAACACCCACTAGGTCTCCTAACTAGATCCGTCGAAATAACTGACAGCCAGCAAAAGAAATTAACAGTGTGAACAAAACGTTAGGTCCGATCTCtacctctgattctctctctcctcttctctctctctacaatccctcaaatctctctctctctcctctctctctctctgacctacactctctctactccctctctctctctctcacttctcgtcaacatctctctatctcctctcgcCTCAAGgaattccccatctctctctctctcttctgacgcAGATGCTGTGTCGGGGTTTGCGTCGGGCTGAGATTCCATATTCCGCTTTGCTCTTTCAATTCAGGCCAGAGCCGGCGTGCATTACGCAAACTCACCCTCCCCCAAGTCTCCACTGTAAT
This genomic window from Salvelinus sp. IW2-2015 unplaced genomic scaffold, ASM291031v2 Un_scaffold12285, whole genome shotgun sequence contains:
- the LOC112080154 gene encoding LOW QUALITY PROTEIN: potassium voltage-gated channel subfamily A member 1-like (The sequence of the model RefSeq protein was modified relative to this genomic sequence to represent the inferred CDS: substituted 1 base at 1 genomic stop codon); this translates as CCERVVINISGLRFETQLKTLSQFPETLLGNPKKRMRYFDPLRNEYFFDRNRPSFDAILYYYQSGGRLRRPVNVPLDMLSEEIKFYELGAEAMEKFREDEGFIREEEKPLPEKEFQRQVWLLFEYPESSGPASGIAIVSVMVILISIVIFCLETLPELKEDPRGRMETVGNVTFYYKPNILTDPFFIVETLCIIWFSFELIVRFFACPSKAAFFKNMMNTIDIVAIIPYFXTLGTELAEDQEGKEKPSEQAASLAILRVIRLVRVFRIFKLSRHSKGLQILGQTLKASMRELGLLXFFLFIGVILFSSAVXFAEAEEKESFFTSIPDAFWWAVVSMTTVGYGDMYPVTIGGKIVGSLCAIAGVLTIALPVPVIVSNFNYFYHRETEGEEQAQLLNVSNQDLNSDSNSSRRSSNSIASKSEYMEIDEGINNSIDNFRDANLRTANCTSVLNQNCVNKGKLLTDV